From a single Nicotiana tabacum cultivar K326 chromosome 8, ASM71507v2, whole genome shotgun sequence genomic region:
- the LOC142162621 gene encoding uncharacterized protein LOC142162621: MAGMLPGIEHARRRRFHQRRSWLDSSNTRKSSFCIYTSNHDQYHLSSSCSKQRSAASHVYQDEKLVEIAREAKQRLDEKLSAQWKSEKKRSTINNRPQRQGLVEIKPILGMSDLHKEVFRLKKSVSKRFINWAKLGWKSLLEQDECAICLDQYRKRDNLIQLSCAHKFHSNCLVPWLEFNSHCPCCRMEIFMTI, encoded by the exons ATGGCTGGTATGCTTCCTGGTATTGAGCATGCTAGAAGGAGGAGATTTCATCAAAGAAGAAGTTGGTTGGATTCATCAAATACAAGGAAGTCCTCTTTTTGCATCTACACAAGCAACCATGATCAGTACCATCTTAGTTCAAGCTGTTCCAAG CAAAGAAGTGCAGCAAGCCATGTATACCAAGATGAGAAACTAGTTGAAATTGCTAGAGAAGCCAAGCAAAGGTTGGATGAAAAGCTAAGTGCACAATGGAAATCAGAAAAGAAGAG GAGTACAATCAATAATAGGCCACAAAGGCAAGGATTGGTGGAGATTAAGCCAATATTGGGGATGAGTGATTTGCATAAAGAAGTGTTTAGATTAAAGAAAAGTGTGTCAAAGAGGTTTATCAATTGGGCAAAGCTGGGGTGGAAGTCTTTATTAGAACAAGATGAATGTGCCATTTGCTTGGACCAATATAGGAAGAGGGACAACCTCATACAATTGTCTTGTGCCCACAAGTtccattccaattgtttggtgccATGGCTTGAGTTTAATTCGCATTGTCCTTGTTGCAGAATGGAAATCTTCATGACCATTTGA